The following is a genomic window from Thunnus maccoyii chromosome 13, fThuMac1.1, whole genome shotgun sequence.
TATATTTGATACTTAGATACTGACTGCTTTCAAACACTGCACTGTacgaaaagaaaaaaaagtgctattgataaaataaagacttcagtgtgtgtttgtgtagttgCATGTGTACAGTATTACCATATTGAATCCTAAAGAGGTGCACAGAAACTCTCACGAGGAACACAACAacagtcactttttttttttttggcttcaggAAAGAGGACTTGTGGTAGATAGGTAGGTACTCAGCATGTTGTCTGACAgggttgacctttgaccttaaGGCCTCACAGCTGCCCGAAGAAGATGGAGCAGAGAAGGAAGATGGCATAGAGAAACAGCAGACCCAGACCCAGCCGGCGATCCAGCTTCCAGTGGTTCAGATGAACGCTCATCACCTGGAAACAAAGAGAGATGGCGGTGAGGAAGAGACAAAAAGATGCATTCACcttgaacacatttttttaaaccaaattttAGCTCTATAATTTATAGGCAGTATGAGAAAAATGATTTGTGAATCCTTTTGTGTTTAAAGCAGGCATGAAGTAGAGCCGTTGATGCTGGATTTTCTGATCAAATATcagtatttattgattttttttttttttacatttttgataagCAGGAATCTTCtaataaccagtatgaacaggaggaatgatcgAATTGTGACCCTATCCTTTAAATCTgaattaactgatttttggccactttggggCAGAGCTATGTTGCTAGGTTGTTGCTAGGGCAAAATGCTAGCACACAGTTGCTTTTTTATGCATGCAGCAGACACCGAGctacattagcattaattttgAGTGGTGTTTGTGTCCTCCTGATGgatctaatattcactctccttttagcttgGTTTTGCTTTCCACAAACtgctgagggaaatatctggctctttagctgctaaatgctccactatgttcgttagctagttgctaattttGCTGAAATCAGTGAACTAGACAGAAAAGTTGTGGGACAGAAAAGCAAAATAACGAACTGAAAGAAGCTgaaatgctctgtagagctgatgGGATCAACAGCACAACACCGTATATACCTAACACATATTATTGGAatttctgtactgtacatatatagtATAAAGAAACCTGCATAGTGAAAGTGTAAGGCCTCTATGTTacttaaatcataaaaaaaataccatttatataaaacaaaatatttaagcaactgtttctgttttttcctatCACAAATCTTACAGGTTTAATGAAGTTAAAACACTCTGCATGACAaccacacatttaaaatgttcgGTTATTTCATCAAACGTGCCCTGTGAGCTGAAATTCCTTCTCAAAGTTACAACCAGAGGACGTGTTTGCATGCAGATTTGAATAATATCAGGAGAGGGATGGAAGACACACAGTCCAGCTGTAGTCCACCATGTCTTAAAGTGAATTAAATCCAACCAAGCTGACTTATttcacacaatgacaaacatGGACACCTAACAGACATCAAAACAACTGTGAAACTGTGGTAAACTGTTTTCACTCACCGTCAGAAACACAGACGCCAGCAGCAGGACGACAGAATACACCAGTCCTTTATTATTTATGGAGATCTGTGAAAAGTAAagcacatgtcacatttatgaACCtaaaatctctctctgtgtatcgataagtctctctctcacacacacacacacacacacacatgagtaACCCAGAAAAATCTGCGTcggaaggaaaaaacaacaagattGTTGTAGAGATAAAGTGCATACTGATGATCCGTGGTCCACCACAAGGGTACGCAAAGCCCAGGGGAAACCCAAACCCAGCAGGATGTCAAAGATATTGCTGCCTATGGAGTTAGACACTGCCATGTCCCCCATGCCTGAAAAGAGACgggaaaagtgacagaaaaatgcACCACAAGGAGGGAACAGGAAAAAGATTTGGAGCTGGAGATTCAGGATAAAGAGTCTGACAGTTTTTACCTTGTCGAGCTACAATCAGACTTGCCATGCAGTCTGGCACGCTGGTCCCTGCTGCCAGGAACGTTATGCCCATGATGTAGTCTGGGATGTCTAGTGTGTAGCTGATGATGGTGACCTGTTAGAAACATTAGGACACATCAGCTTGTAAGCAACTGTATTTCTGTGGTAAACCAAAAGCCTCTTGAAGCTCAGAACTGGAATTGTTGAATCCTAACTGGAGTGATTCTGCTTCCTTCTTACCATCCACACCATGAGGTAGGAGAAGACGGCGATCCACAGGGTGGAGGCCACAAAGGTGACCATGAACCAGCGGTGCCAGCGTGGCAGAATGCAGTTAGGTACAGTGCAGTAGAGCAGGAGGCCAAGAGGCCACGTTATCACCCACTTCACCCGCGCACAACAGCCACCTGTGAAGAGCAGGAAGTCAGACTCATGGAATCTGTCAAATTGTTGACTCATAGGTCATTAAACTCAATAAACGCTACGATTTACAGTACCAATGAAAAATTTGGATGcacttgaatgagaaactgTCCAAACtgttgactggtactgtatatagttaACATATAATTTAGAGTCTTGAAAAGTTCACCAATTTGAGAATTTTTAATTAGTAAAATCAACAGTATTGATTAAAGCCAATATTCATCACACATAAAAAACTATTGAGTGTGTCAAGTGCTGGATCTTCCTCACCTGGTATGCGCACGGGACTGAAAATCccatcttcatcatcctcctcttcctctggctGGCTCAACTCTACCCCCGGCTTGTCTCCTGACTCTGCATCTCCTATTCCAGGTCTCCCGCCTCCGTTCTCCAAACTGCAGGATTCCGTCCTCTTCAGGCTGTTGCTGGTTGACTCCCCTCGTGACCCGGGCCCGGCCTCGCTGCCACGCTGGTTTTTCGAACTCTGGAtcagcctctgtctctgtgaGAAGAGAGCGAGGAGTTTTTTGTTGGAGAGCCCCGAGCCGATGTGTGTTATAATGtctgctgtgagtgtgtgtgtcagatacCTCACTGATGAGCATGCGTCCTGCCATGGAGAGCCTAGTGCGAGGGGAGAAGTGGGGGGTGATCATCATACGCAGGCCAGCCTCTGAGAAGGACAGTTTGTGGGGGTTGAGGATGAGGAGCTCATCCACCATGACGACAGGAGGGGGCTCCTGACCATAGGCTTGACCTGTGGAAAAAGTTTGGAGAAGACAgtattttaaacttaaaattttaaaaagcccTTGGATATGGTGATCAGCTGGAGCAGTGATGTCTTCTGACCTTTGTTGAGGAGCACCATGGAAGTGTTGCAAGCGGAGGCATCCTCTCCCGTCTTGTCGTCTCTGCGATCCTCTGATCTGAGGCAGCACGGCCCGACGCTCCTGAACTGACGCGTCACAAACACCATAATCTGGGAGTTGAACCTGCGACCAAACAGATGCTGTTTACTTACATCTACATGTGCAAGTGTTTATCAGAACTCAGGTGTGTGGAGGCTTGATGATTGATGAGGGAGTCTGGTCTCTAGTGAACTTACTTCATGATTATAATGTAGATCCCGTACATGGTCATGAGGAGCAAGGACTCCCACCTGCACAGCAAGTAGAACATTTAGATTTACACAGTTGGTGTTTGCACTGTAACTGAACCCCAATTAAACGTTTCATAACACAAATAATAGTAAGTTAACCTTTAGTCTTTCtttaatcataaataaaaaaaattgagaatAATAACAAAGGTGATGGCAGAAGGATGTATGCGCACAGGATTTATGTGAAGACAAGTGGTGCATGTTGTCATTATCTGCATTGATACATAATCACCCTCCTCTACTCATAATTATCTTAAAGCAAGTTTTctttctgattaaaatgcaCAAAGGTAAAATGTAGTATAATCTGCTTACTATGAACAATGAGGTCTTTCATGAGCACACTATATTCTGCCAAAGTGAGAACACTTTCCCACGAGAGATTtctgtaattgtgtttttattcttgcttttctcactggtttgaagtgagCAAGGCtcaattaaaaaatgtcatgtaTTTCTGTGCACCAATCAGCGGTTAGccacatttaaatcaaaatgtgatgactGTTGCAGGGTTGTTTGGTTGTACTGCAAGCACTGTCGATCAAATCACAGgctaacactttattttacaggtcctttaaattttatactaatttcttGGAAATGTTCTGTGtagtttgcaggtatttaacagttaaattttagcacatttttttttcatagaaagtggtgcaatttggtacaaattataagaaaaaacaaaaaaaaagtgttaagttggtttagctTTTAATTTGCtaaaattcttaataaattagactcaacagtttttaaatgacagaaaatactttgttttcagtgtgtagttttgtgtgtcaaactataTATTAGCATATcaggttgtttcttaaaaactctataatgaGCACACTTCCCATATACTACTAAACTACATAACCCTTTTTAAGAAATGACCTAAGAATTaagttacacagcagctacttttaggaaataTTGAAGAAATCTAATATGCtactgacacacaaaactatacactgaaaacaaagtattttctttcAGATAAAGAATTGTCGAGCCTAATTTACTAAGAGCTACATATGAACCAAAATATAATGAGTGGGTACTTAACAACTAAACCaaattaacacttttttctgttttatcttataatttgtatcaaattgcacctccctctctgtaaaatgtcagaaaaatttaaaaaatgctattGCTCAAATTttcaggaaattagtataaaagtaagagatctgtaaaataaagcattaccagtcacacacccacacagtcctaaAGAAACGAGATTAACtgaatttaagatttttttttcctgaactttacctttgattgttgcttatttgGTCACAATTAAAAATACTTGACATCTGAAATCAAGTTTTCAGAGTCTCTAAGCTGGAGTTCCTGTTTAGCACTTAGTTACAtttacctatttttttttcttaaaaataagaATACAGTAACTGTAAAAGATAACAGAACTGGTGCATAAGCACAACTCTATAAAATGCATCAACACTTCATTGACTTCTCCAACAAACACCCAAACTGAACTTGTGCAGACAGGTGTTCCACTGAGCCTGGATACAGACTGGAAGACCACACCACTGCTGCGCATGTGCAGACTCATATCTCAGATATTCAGAGCATGCAGTGATTTGGCAAAGTCAGCTAAAACACAAATCTGCCAAACTGCATTCAGAAGAACAGCAGTGAGGTGAAATACAGCGGGGCAAGCTCAGCTTGGCACACTGCGATTCAATAAACGGTCTGCCGTACATCACTGATGAATCCACTGTTAGAGCTGACATTAAGTCTGTGAATAAATCTACAATTtcattaaaaccactgacaaATACAACAATGAAAAGCCATTTCATACAAAAGGCTTCAGGTCGACAGAATAGAAAACATTCAGGACAGGCAGCTAAGAAGCTAAGCAGGCATTGAAGAGCACCGAATGAGCCTGTTAACAAGGAAAagcgaaacaaaacaaatcaatctaAGCTTCAAATCCACTGTTCATGTGTGAAGTGGCTTCCACACCATCACCAAGTACAAGATGTCGGCTGCCACTGATGACACACACCTCCtcaacacaaattaaacaaatgaaaagtcatTTTACAGCAGATTTCAAATTGAACTGATCTCCACTCATCACCTCTGCTGGCTCTGAAATGAGCTGAGGCTGACCGGAAACACATATTCaggtgttttgttatttgtcgAGTACAAACCAGGAACCCAAATCGATTTAAGTTCCACAATCAGTGATTATTGAACTTGTTGACGTCCTCATCTTCATGATTGAAATAACAGTCATTTGTGAAAGAGGTTGTGACACCAATTAGAGcctgagaggaaagagaaattTGAAGATCTGTGTCGGTGTGAATACAGATTCTCGCTGTAGGAGTGCTTGTATGGAAATGTGATCATATGATGTGCATTGTTTGCTCTGTTAGTAGTGAATGATATTTACAGAGTTGTACATAGTCAAAGGATTTTTAGTAGAATAATAAAACTATCAATTTGCTGTTATAAATGAGCCTGAAGGTGCATCTTTGAGATGTTTTCAATCACCCTCCTACCATCAGCTTCAGTGTACAAATGACATGAATGTGAGTTCATGTTAACAGAAATGTCAGTTCGTTTTCCATCCATTGTAAACATGTAATCCAACTCttctttttaaatcacatttcagGTATAGTTTGAAGACTTTTCAAACAGACCAAGCCCAAAAATTAATCTAAACTGGTTTATACAGTTAGTATCTACGAAAACAAGTAAGCAGTGTAAAATATCATCTTGTGTTCAACATCGAGCAGTTCCTACAACAGCATTTATTCAAGGTAGTGAATGTGGTATACATATGTGGACTCACCAGACAACCATGGCATCATAGATAACctagagagaaagaagaagatacatttttaaaaacataatgtgGAAAAGTAAAAGGTTAACAGAGATTTCACTGACGAAATGCACATCTCACCATGATGAGAGTCAGTACAGAGAGGATGTAGTAGGTGGAATCTCTAAAGAGGGACCACCATGTCAGAGCCACCGTCTGTGGAGAagagataaaaatgtttaatcaCTCATTAAACAAGTGCATCCAGTAtgagtttaaaaagaaaagtttttctACCTGGCCTGCAAAGATCCCACTCAGGCCGATGATGACCAGGATGTTGAAGACAGCGGAGCCGACGATTGTGCCGACTCCGACGTCTCCTTTAGTGATGAAGACACCTGAAGGCGGGCGACACAGGAAGGAGGAATGAAAGTCAAATATGTCCATTCagaatctgtgtttgtttggtttcagATTAGATCAAATCCTCGCAATCTGTCATCTCCTATTGGTTTCTGTGGCCGAATGACACTCTTATTTCCACTTAAACACACAGTCCACTCAGCTCTGGCCTCACATGAAAAGATGCAAAAACAGttattttatgtgttgtttttttattagttttatttgattgttttctccTAAGTTCTTTGAGACAAATCTGTATCTAGAATACAGATGAATTTGACTTTCAATTAAATGGACTGACAACATTTATTGACATGTCTGAAATAGAgagattaattttttttaaaaagcctgaCAGTAAATTAACTACGACAATACTTTTAGATATCCtgttcatttgaaggggattcTTTATGTTgtaatgtatataaaacactgatgaaaataaagaatatgtttgtgtatgtaatTAAACTCTGCTGACATCTACTGGATGATTCTGGCACTGCAGAGGATGGGAAGACTATTTGAAATTTCTCCgtttaaggggaaaaaaaggacatGCTCTCTGGCACAGCTGGCACAGCTGTCTAGAATGACTGAGCAACTAACCAATGAGAGAGGTGAAAAGCTCTGGAGCAGAGCTTCCCGCAGCCATAAATGTCGCTCCGGCCACatcttcactgagctgcaggttctgaaagagaagaaaaacacccGAGACGGATATAGACTTATTGAAATGGCTAATAATTGGTATAATCCAATTTTGATCTGTTAAAAGAAGCAAATTATATCTGCAGGCAGGCTGGTGATGTTTTCCTCACCTCAGATATTTTCTCAAGGGAAGGAACAAAGTAGTCGTCACAGACGATGGCCAGAGCGTAGAACATGTAGATCGCCTAGAAAGTAAAGATGAGCTCAGATAAGAGAGTGGACGGACATATACACAATCTCCCTTTGTATATAATATATCTACTGTGTAAGTGTTGGTTTGTAATACTTGTGCAGTGCAGTGATACACATCTGTTTATAATGATGTCAGATCTCAGCAGGATGAGTCAAggacataaataaacaaaaacagacccAAGAAAAAATATGCAGAGTTCAGGTGAGGTACTCACACAGAGCGCATGAAGAAACACGGCccctttcttcctctgctccttGTTGAAGATGTCGTCTGGAAACTCATGAATGGCTGCAGGGAGACAGACAACAGATTTCATATCGCAtgagttaactttttaaatatctttttccAATCTTAAACAGATGTTCATTTcactaaaagcaaaatgtgacaaaacaaactaaaatatacaaattatcTGGGCTATGAGACTTACAACAGTCTCACAAACTGCACAGGATTTGTTCATATTAGACAAAGgggatgtgaaatgtttctCTTAAAGTTGGGTAATGCATTACACAATTTActtcttgtcctcctcctcctgttcttgTATAAAAAGtttcactgtaaaatgtattataatgtTCTCTGTCTCCTGATTCCTGATCATGTACATCTGCAAAGCTTCATAACCTCTGTTATCATCTTTCtttacattcaaacatttaagAGAAGAAACTAAAGACCAGGAGTCATTGTTATAATTGTGTGTTCATCATACTGTGTGTCTCATTTCAGACACCATTTCTAACAACATGTTGTGTTGTCATGTAGACAATGTTTGTTGCTGCACAGTGCagtgagacaggaagtgaagtgGAAGAGAAACTAGCAGCTGCTTCCTGTTCTTACTTGAGTGTACGAACAAGAAAAAACTGTTAATGACAGCTTAGCTTCCCCTTGTTCCCTTGACGTTACAAAACAGAGCCTCGAGAGTGTGGTACAGCTCCAATTTACAACTCTGAGCTGAGCTGGATGAATTTAAACTACTGGGGAGCATGGAGCTATTAATAGCTCCTCTGCTGTGTGAGACAACAGCGGGTCGACAAGCGCACAATAAGCACAGGGCAGCCGTCACAATGCACACTGCTGCATGGAAACTGAACAACAGACTGCATGGATTAAGAGAGGGTCCCTTGTGATCAGGGATATGAGATCTGATCTTTGACACTGCAGTATCAgtgagtgagaggaggaggccATATGGTCCCGAGGATGGGACAGCAATTTGGCCCTgttgaatttgaaaatgtaaatgtttgtgcaGTTGTGTTTACACATTTGTGCGTGTGAAAGAGTGCAgagctgcctgtctgtctgcatgctTATTGTGCCATAAACAGCATTATGTGCATCCTCTCACTTTCAACATCTACAGTGAAAGCGAGTTTGCAGGTtggctctgtctctctgttttctgcTCTCTTAGAGAACTGAGGAAAAAGCCTATCTTCTTTGTGTGCTAGCTGTTGTTGCAGTGTAGGGCTCATCCAGTAAATCATCAAGGCTTAGCATGTAAACTTTCTGTCATCTTATTGCACGAGAGAGCGAGCCTTGAATGTGAAGCTGCGCTGTATGCGTCTTCTCAAGCGGCCTGTCACGCTGATCAGCTGTTGGACATCTGTGTTCGCTCTGTGGCTTTGTTTCTTTCACCCTCTTCTGCATCCTGTCTAACAGCCCTGGAAGTCTTCCAGTCTGCTTTCTAGCCCAGAGCATAAACTCTCAGGTTATGCCATCGGTGGAAACGCAGAGCTGCAACATGTAGCTCAGATGGACGCTTCGCAGAGTTGCTCTGGTGAAGGCAGTTGCTATGGTGACCCTCTCCCTGGgggcagcttttttttttttttttttttttttttggatgggTGGCAGTAGGAAGCCAAAGGCAAGGCGATTGCGTGAACAGTGAGAAAGGGGGAGGTGAATATGAGTTTCCCATGGTTTGAgtttatgaaaaatgaaaaaaagagaagtgacAGCAGCTCTGGACCGTAATgtctaaaaatatttatttttccttacaAACCCTCAGGAGAGGTctgagagagtgagggagggggAAGAACggcacagagacacaaagagaaagggagacaCAAACAGCATACTGGTTTACTGAAGGCTGCTGGACAGGAATGTGCTTTGCCATGACTCGTATGCCATGGTTTCACAACACAAAACCGCAAGCTGAAACACCCGGGTTAAAGATGATAGCACATCTGCAACTTCCCAAATCAGGGATTTGAGCCAGATGTGCCATCGGCTTGATAAAGTCAGTAGTTTTGTAATCAGAGGTCGAGCCTCTGTGAGTTTAGGGGAGATCTGAGCTGCAGCGTCGATGTACGGTTACTCTGACAATACAAGCACCTCGTACTTAGACCCGTAACATCATGTCTCTCTGTGCTTTACAGCCAGATCACAAACTGCCCCCACAACTCCTTCACCTCTGATCCAGTTCTGACTGTCGCTGTCTTCACAGCAGCTCACATGTCTTTGTTTCATTCCTACACCATCTGAAGTACTCTTAAAGAGATAATCCACAAGTGTAAATAGCGCCGTATATTTCTTCAACCTTCTCACATTTATTgcacacaaactgctgctgttacatCTGTGAAAACATAAAGGACATTACTTCATGTGCAGCAGGGTGCACACAGATGTTAGCCAGAGCAGCAACAACTTTATGAACTGGCTGAATCACTAATATATGTTATACATCACTGATAAGAGGGTAAAGCAggaaatacatttcatttattagcAAGACAAAGGAGATCCTAAATTATGACTTTAATGTGAACACCTTCTAGTAATTTTGTATATATAAGCTCAAAGTTCCTTCATTTAACCATGcgagcagctctgtgaggctatactTTGGCagagtggtgctttgagctaaaggCTAACATtggcatgttaacatgctcacCATAAAATACTAACATGCTGAAATTCAGgaggtataatgtttacaatgtttatcttagtttagcttgttagcatgctaacttttTCCAGttaccagaaaacacaaaaggttTTGGACATGGACCAAAgaattggacaaattgaaatttttgACCTGATAATACCACTGGAGGAAACGTCAGGGGGTCATCGAAAGGGGGTGGGGATAATTTAGTAttacttatttttgttcataataaaatgagcattattCATGGTCAACTGACCGACTCGACCTCCCTTCAGcctgggggtgggggtggggtgtcCTGGGGGAACTCCCACAGaataaaattgtaatttaaaacaaatttcctgcatttctacaacacttaacctcttggattaagtcaaaaCAGTCTAGATcagttagattgagggtgctatgaaaagAAGAATTATTAGgagaatggctatttcatattagaaattatatatataaatacattatgtagcctaaaattTTAGCAGGTTGCAGGCTACTAAGCCATCTTCAAGATCAAACAAGGAtgaacatttatataaattaaatagccttacaacacatcacaatatgatttggataattaaacctggttaaacaatgttaaaactGAGAGTTGCTATTCTTAATACTCACAAGGCCATATTCAAAGTCTAACAATTGCAACAAAGTAGAAACAATTTGGATAAATGAAATGGCCTCACAATTATAACCTAAAAATCTATTATTGGGAATCGCG
Proteins encoded in this region:
- the LOC121910711 gene encoding sodium/potassium/calcium exchanger 3-like codes for the protein MRAAARHRRPFQRFCCCGVGLVAVLWLTQVIQAPETESSGSRPGVNGGTLRWTRRLMQEKSDNQSLEQPRAAIHEFPDDIFNKEQRKKGAVFLHALCAIYMFYALAIVCDDYFVPSLEKISENLQLSEDVAGATFMAAGSSAPELFTSLIGVFITKGDVGVGTIVGSAVFNILVIIGLSGIFAGQTVALTWWSLFRDSTYYILSVLTLIMVIYDAMVVWWESLLLMTMYGIYIIIMKFNSQIMVFVTRQFRSVGPCCLRSEDRRDDKTGEDASACNTSMVLLNKGQAYGQEPPPVVMVDELLILNPHKLSFSEAGLRMMITPHFSPRTRLSMAGRMLISERQRLIQSSKNQRGSEAGPGSRGESTSNSLKRTESCSLENGGGRPGIGDAESGDKPGVELSQPEEEEDDEDGIFSPVRIPGGCCARVKWVITWPLGLLLYCTVPNCILPRWHRWFMVTFVASTLWIAVFSYLMVWMVTIISYTLDIPDYIMGITFLAAGTSVPDCMASLIVARQGMGDMAVSNSIGSNIFDILLGLGFPWALRTLVVDHGSSISINNKGLVYSVVLLLASVFLTVMSVHLNHWKLDRRLGLGLLFLYAIFLLCSIFFGQL